GAAATTACTCACTCAATGGAGAGATTGAAAAAAGATCATACAATTATTATCATTGCTCATCGTCTTTCAACGGTTCGAGATGCAGATACTATTTTTGTTTTAGATTCTGGCAAAATTGTTGAGTTTGGCTCTCACGATGAACTTCTTGTAAAAAAAGGTGCGTATGCCCAGTTATGGAATATGCAAGTTAGTTAATGAAAGTTGAAAATATGAAAAATTTATGGCCACCTCAGGACCAAAATGTATGGACTGTTTTATCGGGAGAGATAAAGCCTTGCTTGCAAGATATGCAGGTCGACGTTGTTGTCGTTGGAGGCGGAATGGCAGGACTGAGTGCAGCCCAAGAATTTTGTAATCGTGGCAAAAAGGTTGCATTGTTTGAGCGATATTTATGTGGTTCTGGAGCAACCGGGAAAAGCTCGGGATTTGTTGTTCAAAACGCAGAGCTATCATTTACCGATTTTTCAAAGAGGTATAATCCTGAAGTCGCTTGTAAGATCTGGGATTTTATTAACCTTGGCGTTCAAGGTATTGAAAACAACATTAAGAAAAACAATCTTAATTGCGGTTACGTCAAACAAGATTCTTTAATGGTTGCATCAAGTAAAGGCGCCCTTGGTGGCTTTCGCACAGAGTATGAAAGCTTAAGTAAGAGCGGCTATGCATCATTGCTTTATGACGAGCAAGAGCTAAATCAGATTTTACACGGCAAAGGGTATTTTGGTGCGGTTGTTTATAAAGATAGCTTTGGGATTAATGGGTATTTGTATTGCCAGGAGATGAAAAAGACTTTGCAGGCTCAAGGTGTCCAAATATTTGAGCAAACCCTTGTAACTAAAATTGATGATCATACGGTGATAACACCTCATGCAAAGATTACCGCAGATTATATCGTTGTTTGCGTTGACAGATTTTTACCAGATTTAAACATTTTGCCCCAAGAAGTATTTCATGCCAAAAACTTTGTACTCGCGTCACAGTCTCTTACAGATG
This region of Candidatus Dependentiae bacterium genomic DNA includes:
- a CDS encoding FAD-binding oxidoreductase, with protein sequence MKNLWPPQDQNVWTVLSGEIKPCLQDMQVDVVVVGGGMAGLSAAQEFCNRGKKVALFERYLCGSGATGKSSGFVVQNAELSFTDFSKRYNPEVACKIWDFINLGVQGIENNIKKNNLNCGYVKQDSLMVASSKGALGGFRTEYESLSKSGYASLLYDEQELNQILHGKGYFGAVVYKDSFGINGYLYCQEMKKTLQAQGVQIFEQTLVTKIDDHTVITPHAKITADYIVVCVDRFLPDLNILPQEVFHAKNFVLASQSLTDDQISLIFAKDRFMIWDSELVYNYFRITSDNRLVLGGGDLWTTYDTDQSCKNDRIVKKLISDFSKHFPDIQVQFEYVWSGLIGVSKDIGPISGPGKDFKHIYYIAASAGLSIAAALGNYSARHLLDGKTDLDEYFSPYRKFPIGGFLQSILGNKLTFA